The Borrelia sp. HM sequence TTTACTAGTCTTAATCAAAAACTTAAAAAAATTTTCAATAAAGCATAAAGATTTGGCAATACTTGCATATACTCATCTTCAAGAAGCACAATTAACAACTCTTGGCAAAAGAAGTAGCTTATGGCTTCAAAGTCTAATTTTCGACTTTGAAGAGCTCAATTTCATTTTGTCTAATATGTGCTTTAGAGGAGTAAAGGGAACGGTTGGAAATCAAAGTAGTTTTAACGCACTGTTTTCTTATGACTTTGAAAAAGTAAAAAATTTAGATATTAATCTAACAAAAAAAATGGGTTTTGAAAAAGTTTATAAAATAACTAGTCAAACCTATGACCGTAAATTTGATGCATCAATATTAAATTTTTTAAGTAACTTATCTCAAAGCGCACATAAGATTACTAACGACATTAGATTTATGCAACACCTTAAAGAAATTGAAGAACATTTTGAAACAACTCAAATAGGTTCATCAGCAATGCCTTATAAAAGAAATCCTATTTATAGTGAAAGGATAGCGTCTCTTGCTAAGTTTGTTATGAGTATACAATCAAGTGGTGGATTTATAGCAGCAACCCAATGGCTTGAGAGGACTTTAGATGATTCAGCTTGTAAGAGAATAAATATTCCCCAAGCATTTTTAGCAGTTGATGCTATTTTAATATTATTAAATAAAATATTTAGTAATATCAGAGTAAACAAAAAAATAATTGAAAAACACGTAAAAACAGAAATGCCATTTATACTAACAGAGGACATATTAATGAAAG is a genomic window containing:
- the purB gene encoding adenylosuccinate lyase, producing the protein MDEYINPLKSRYSSKEMLYIFSPKFKYTIWRKLWYNLALVQKELGIDISKKQLDKLYKHIEHIDFELVKKYEDKFQHEVMAHLYAYADLAGEDARKILHLGVTSAYLMDNTDLIQIKEALLLIKNNLLVLIKNLKKFSIKHKDLAILAYTHLQEAQLTTLGKRSSLWLQSLIFDFEELNFILSNMCFRGVKGTVGNQSSFNALFSYDFEKVKNLDINLTKKMGFEKVYKITSQTYDRKFDASILNFLSNLSQSAHKITNDIRFMQHLKEIEEHFETTQIGSSAMPYKRNPIYSERIASLAKFVMSIQSSGGFIAATQWLERTLDDSACKRINIPQAFLAVDAILILLNKIFSNIRVNKKIIEKHVKTEMPFILTEDILMKATKNGGDRQILHEKIKTYSMQVKENLYLGNTDNNLTKLIINDENFKLTSTDIDEILNSNENIGFASLQVEEFINEIVVPILEKNEK